CGAGCGGCTCGGCGTCGGCGCGCTGTTCGTGCTCGGCGGCGACGGCGGTCTGCGCGGCGCGCAGGCGATCCATCAGGAGATCGCGCGCCGCGGACGCAAGATCGCGGTGGTCGGCGTGCCGAAGACGATCGACAACGATCTCCAGTGGACGTGGCGCACGTTCGGCTTCTCGACCGCGGTCGAGGCCGCGCGCTCGATCATCCAGGCGGCGCACGTCGAGGCGCGCGCGGCGTGGAACGGTGTGGGGCTCGTCAAGCTGATGGGTCGGCACTCGGGCTTCATCGCCGCGCACGCGACGCTCGCGAACAGCGACGTCAACTTCTGCCTCGTGCCCGAGGTGCCGCTCGTGCTCGAGGGCGAGGGCGGCTTCCTGCCCGCGCTCGAGCGGCGGCTCGACGAGCGTCACCACGCGGTGGTGGTGGTGGCGGAGGGCACCGGTCAGGACCTCGCGTCCGCCGGCAAGCCCGTGCAGTACGACGCGTCGGGCAACGTCAAGCTCGCCGACATCGGCGTCTTCCTGCGCGACGCGATCACCCGCTGGTTCGCTGCGCGCAGCAAGCCGGTGACGATCCGCTACTTCGACCCGACCTATTACATCCGCAGCCTGCCGGCGAACCCGATGGACGCGCAGTTCTGCTTGACGCTCGGACAGCACGCGGTGCACGCGGCGCTCGCCGGGCGGACCAACATGGTGGTCTGCGCCTGGAGCAACCGCTTCGCGAACGTGCCGATCCCGCTCGTGGTCGCCGAGCGCCGCTACCTCGACCCCGCGGGCGAGGAGTGGCAGCGCGTGCTCGAGGCGACGGGGCAGCGGGCGTACCTGCACGCGGTCTGAGCGGGGATCGCCCGCTCGCCGCGTGCAGCTCACGCCCCGACGTCGCTCACGCCGTGACGCTGCTCACGGCGTGATGCGGCTCACGCCGCGATCCGCTTCGCGAGCTCGCGGTGCTCCTGCCAGATCCCCTCGGGGGTGTGCGAGCCGAACTTCTCGAAGTAGTCGCGCTGCAGCTCGACCGCCTCGTGCCACTCGCGCGGATCGACGTCGAGCAGCTCGTTGAGGTCCTTCTCGTCGAGGTCGAGACCGTGCAGGTCGAGCGCGTCGGGCGTCGGCACCCAGCCGATCGCCGTCTTGCGCGCCTTGCCGCGGCCCTCGCAGCGCTCGAGCACCCACTTCACGACGCGCAGGTTGTCGCCGAAGCCCGGCCACAGGAACTTGCCGTTGGCGTCGGTGCGGAACCAGTTGACGCGGAAGATGCGCGGCGGGTTGGTGAGCTTCTTTCCGACCTCGAGCCAGTGCCGGAAGTAGTCGCCCATGTTGTAGCCGCAGAACGGCTGCATGGCCATCGAGTCGCGGCGCAGGACGCCGACCTTGCCGGTCGCGGCGGCCGTCGTCTCCGACGACAGCGTCGCGCCGAGGAACGTGCCGTGCTGCCAGTTCTCGGCCTCGAAGACGAGCGGCACGCGACGCTGACGACGCGCGCCGAACAGGATCGCGCTCACCGGCACGCCGTTCGGGTTCTCCCACTCGGGCGAGATCGACGGACACTGCGCCGCGGGCGCGGTGAAGCGGCTGTTCGGGTGCGCAGCCTTCTCGCCGCTCTTCGGATCCCACGGACGTCCCTGCCAGTCGAGCATGCCCTCGACGGGCGGATCGTCGTGGCCCTCCCACCACACGGTGCCGTCCGGCTTCAGCGCAACGTTGGTGAAGATCGTGTTGCGCTGGATGGTCGCCATCGCGTTCGGGTTGGTCTTGCTGCTGGTGCCCGGGGCGACGCCGAAGAAACCCGCCTCCGGATTGATCGCGTACAGACGACCGTCGGCGCCGGGACGCAGCCAGGCGATGTCGTCACCGACCGTGCGCACCTCCCAGCCCTTCATCGACGCCGGCGGCACGAGCATCGCGAGGTTGGTCTTGCCGCAGGCGCTCGGGAAGGCGCCGGTCACGTAGTGCGTCTTTCCTTCCGGCGTGGTGATGCCGACGATCAGCATGTGCTCGGCGAGCCAGCCCTCCTTGCGGCCGAGCGTGCTCGCGATGCGTAGCGCGAGGCACTTCTTGCCGAGCAGCGCGTTGCCGCCGTAGCCCGAACCCACGCTCCAGATCTCGTTGCGCTCGGGGAAGTGGCAGATGTAGCGGCGGTCCGGCGACAGGTCGCCGAGCGAGTGCAGGCAGCGCGTGAAGTCGTCGGAGTCGCCGAGGTGCTCGAGCGCGACGTTCCCCATGCGGGTCATGATCCGCATGTTGAGGACGACGTAGATGCTGTCGGTGATCTCGACGCCGACCTTCGAGAACTTCGAGCCGACCGGGCCCATCAGGAAGGGCACGACGTACATCGTGCGGCCCTTCATCGCGCCCTTGAACAGCGGCAGCACGCGCTGATCGGCGTCGGCGGGCGACATCCAGTTGTTGGTCGGGCCCGCGTCCTCCTCGTTGGGCGTGCAGATGAAGGTGAGGTGCTCGGTGCGCGCGACGTCGTTGGGGTCGCTGCGGTGCAAGTAGCAGCCGGGCAGCTTCTCCTGGTTGAGCGGGATCAGCACGCCGGTCTTGACCGCCTCGGCGGTGAGCCGCTCGCGCTCTTCCTCGGAGCCGTCGCACCAGACGATCCGATCCGGCCGGCACAGCTCGGCCATCTCGTCGACCCACTTCTTCACGTGCGCATTAGGCTGCATGATATCTCCATCGCGGAAAAGAAAGCCGATCTTTCACTACTAGCAGCCGGGGACGGGTTTGCGAAAGAGGCTTTCGTGAACTGCATAGACGCGTCGTCCCGGAGCGACAACCCCGGACGAGGAAACGCGCATCGGACCGCACGCCGCGCACCGCCCGCCATGGCAAACCGCAGCACGTACGAAGAAAGCCCGCGCGGCGTTCGTCCTTGAGTCCCCCGAACGATGGGCGTAACTCTCCAAAGCTCGGACACGGAGGACGACGATGCCCTTCCATCACGTGGCGCTCGGCACCAGGGACCTCGCGGCGACGCACGACTTCTACACGCGCGTCATGGGCTTCGAGCTGAAGAAGGTGGTCGTCGGCCCGACCCCCGGCGGCGGCTGGGCGAAGCACGTCTTCTACGACACCGGCCGCGGCGAGATGATCGCCTTCTGGGACCTGCACGACCCGAAGATCGGGCGCAGCTTCAAGACCGACCACGCGCAGAGCCTCGGTCTGCCGGTGTGGGTCAACCACCTGGCCTGGGAGGCGAAGTCGCTCGACGAGCTCGCCGCGATCCGCCGTCGCTGGCAGGAGAACGGCATCGGCGTCCTCGAGGTCGACCACGAGTGGTGCACGTCGATCTACGCGACCGACCCGAACGGCATCATGGTCGAGTTCTGCTGCACGACGCGCGCCTTCACCGAGGACGAGATCCGCGAAGCGCATCGTCTGTTGACCGACCCGGCGCCGCCGCTCGAGCAGCCGAAGTCGCAGAAGTTCCACCCGCCGCTGCGCAAGACCAGCGTCGCCGCGTAGGCCCGGCCGAGATGAGCTGGCCCGGGCGCCCGACGTCCGGCGCGCGTGCGCCGCGTCCGCCGACGACGACGCTCGCGACGACCGCGCTCGCCCTGCTCGCGCTGCTGACGGTCGCCGCGTGCGCGCGGAAGTCGCAGCCCTTTGCGATCGAGAAGGCCGACCCCGCGACCAAGCGCACGACCACGAGCGGCGACGTCGTCGGCGGCGAGGGCCGCTACGGCTCGTACGCGTGGCTCGGCATCCCGTTCGCGGAAGCGCCGATCGGCCACCTGCGCTGGCGCGCGCCCGAGCCGCCCGAGCCGTGGAACGGCACGCGCGAGACGCTGGTCTCGGGTCCGCCCTGCGTTCAGTACGCGAGCGTCTTCGGCGGCGTCACCGACGCTAAGCCGAACACGCCCGCCGGCCAGGAAGATTGCTTGACGCTCAACGTGTGGACGCCGCGCTTCCCCGCAGGCCAGGTGCCGACCGGCGCCGACCGGCTTCCCGTGATGGTGTGGATCCACGGCGGCGGCAACACGATCGGCACTGCATCGTTTTACGAGGGCGGCCGGCTCGCGGCCGAGGAGAACGTCGTCGTGGTCGCGATCCAGTACCGGCTCGGGCCGTTCGGCTGGATGCGCCACCCCGCGCTGCGCGCCGACGCCTCCGACGACGCCGAGCGCTCGGGCAACTTCGCCACGCTCGACCAGATTCGCGCCCTCGAGTGGGTGCGCGACAACATCTCGGCGTTCGGCGGCGACCCGAACAACGTGACGATCTTCGGCGAGTCCGCGGGCGCCAGGAACGTCTACGCGCTGGTCCTCGCGCCGCAGGCGCGCGGGCTCTTCCACCGCGCGATCGCGCAGAGCGGCGGCACCGCCACGACGTCGGCCGACGTCGCCGAGCGCTTCGCCGACGATCCGGCCGGCGAGGGTCACCCGCAGAGCTCGAACGAGATCCTGCTGCGCCTGCTGCAGCGCGACGGCACGGCCGCCGACCGCGCCGCCGCGAAGGCGCGGCTCGCCGCGATGAGCGAGCAGGACGTCGCGAGCTACCTGCGCGGCAAGAGCGCGTACGACATCCTGACGGCGTACGAGCCGCAGGGCGACTCGGGGATGATCAACCTGCCGCGCCTGTTCGCCGACGGCGCAGTGCTGCCCACAGAGCCGCTCGCGAGCCTCGCGCGTCCCGGCGCGCACGCGGACGTCCCGCTGATGGCCGGCACGAACCGCGACGAGAACAAGCTGTTCATGTTCGCGAGCCCGGAGTGGATCACCTACCGGCTGTGGATCCTGCCGCGCTTCGTCGACGAGAAGATGTACTTGACGCACGCCGAGTACCTCGCTCGCATGTGGAAGGCGGCCGGCGCCGACGAGCCGGCGAGCGCGCTACGCCGCGCCGGCGGTGCGGAAGCCTACGTCTACCGCTTCGACTGGGACGAGGAGCCGACCGTGCTCGGCGCCGATCTCTCGAAGATGCTCGGCGCGGCGCACGCGTTCGAGATCCCCTTCGTGTTCGGCCACTTCGATCTCGGCCGCGCCGGCAACATGATCTTCACCGACGACAACCTCGCCGGCCGCGAGCAGCTCGCCGACGCGATGATGGCGTACTGGGCAGAGTTCGCGCGCACCGGCAACCCGGGCACCGGCGGCGGCCAGCACCCGCAGTGGCTGCCGTGGCGCGGCAAGCAGACGATGGTCTTCGACACGCCTGCGGACGGCGGCGTCCGCATGGAGGAGATCGTCGAGACACGCGAGAAGATCCTCGCCGACGTCGAGCAGGACCCGCGGCTTCCGAGCCGCAAGGAGCGCTGCGCGCTCTACCGCACCCTGGTCCAGTCGTGGCACTTCACGGCCGAGGACTACTGGAAGGTCGCGGGCGGCTCCTGCGCTTCCTTCCCGCTCGACGCATACCCCTGGGACGACGCCTGAGCGCGTCGCACGTGCGCCGACGCGTGTCCCCGCTGCGCGCTTGTGGTACTCGGGGCAGCGCGATGCGACGCCAGACGACGGGACATCGTTCGGACCGGACGTTGCGCAGCGTGCGCGCCGCAGCCCTGCTCGTGCTCGTCGCGACGCTCCCGCTGCTCACCGCCGGGCGGATCATCCGCGAGCCCGTGCAGGTCAAGATCGAGGGCTACATCGACGCGTCCGAGGAGCAGGTGAAGCCGTGGGCGATGCTCGACGTCTGGATCGAGCGCCCTCCCAATCGTAAGTTTGCATTGACGAACCTGATCGTCCTCTCGGCGGGCGAGGTCTCGGGTCCCGACGTTCTCGCCGCGGTGCAGCCGATCCACCCGAACTTCATCTTCAACGGCGACCAGGACGTGCTCGAGAAGATCTCGACCGCGCAGCCGAACCAGCTCCTCAAGATCATCGGCTACACCGCGTTCGGGCCGCAGCGGATCCTGGTCACGAACGTCGAGCGCAGCGAGCCGATCACCGGCCCGACGCCGACGCCGTCGCTCGGCCAGCGTCTGTTCGGTACCGACTAGGCTTCGCGCAGCGCGCTGATGACGCCAGCCCGCGGTCGCTTCGTGCGACGCATCTTCCGCGCGCTCCTCGCCTTGACGACGCTGGTCGTGTTGCTCGCGCTGGCGCTGCTCTGGCGCCTCGCGCGCGGGCCGATCTCGCTCGACTTCGCGACCCCGTGGGTGATCGAGGCGCTCGAGCCCGCGGACGGCTCCTTCCGCGTCACGATCGGCGCGACCGAGCTCGTGTGGACCGAGCGCTGGCACGACGTCGACCTCACCGTGCGCGACGTCGTGTTCCGCGGCCGCGATGGCGCGCCGGTCGCGAGCTTCCCCGAGCTCGCCATCGAGCTCAGCGTCCCGGCGCTGCTGCACGGCGAGCTCGCGCCGAGCGAGCTCGAGATCGTCGGACCGCAGCTGCGGCTGCTGCGCGAGCCCGACGGCAGCATCGGGCTCGGCCTCGGGCGCGACGCGGACGCGAGCCGCGACGACGGCACGTCCGTCGTGCAGCGGCTGCTCGCCGGCGACGACGACGACGCGGGCGACGCGCCCGCCGCGACCTGGCTGCGCACGATCGTCGTGCGCGACGGACGCCTCGACTTCACCGATCTCGCGAGCGGCTTCGCGAGCAGCGCCGAGGTCCTGACGATCGACGTGCAGCGCAAGCACGAGCGGCTCGAGGTCGCGCTCGCCGCCGAGCTCGCGGTCGGCGACCAACGCATTCCCGTGCGGATGCAGCTCGCGCGCGCGACCGGCGAGGAGCCGGGGCACGTCGTGCTGTCGTTTCGCGACGTCCAGCCGGCTGCGCTCGTGCAGGCGACGAGCGCGCTCGTGCCCGAGACGGACTCGCTCGCCGCGGCGCTGATCGACGCCGCCTCGGCGGTGCACGTCCCGCTCGAAGGGTCCTTGACGCTGGTGCTCGCCGGCACCGACGTGCACCACGCCGACGTCGACGTCACCGGCGCTGCGGGCGAGCTCGAGCTGCCCGCGCCGCTCTCGCGCGTCGTCCCGATCGAGCGTCTGGCGGTCGGCGGCTCGTTCGACGTCGCGACCTCGACGGCGACGCTGCGCCAGCTCGAGGTCGACCTCGGCGTGCCCGTCGTGCGCGCCTCCGGCGATTGGACGGCCGCCGCGTCGGGCGGCGCGCTCACGCTGCAGGCGACCGTGATGCAGTTTCCGGTCGACGAGCTCGCGTCGTGGTGGCCGGCCGACGCCGCGACCGACGCGCGCGAGTGGATCACGAGCAACATCACGTCCGGCAAGGTCAGCGACGCGCGCGTCGCGCTGCAGGCGGAGGTCGCGCTCGGCGACGCGCCGAGCTTCACGCTGCGCGGTCTCGAGGGTCGCCTGACGTACGACGGCCTCGCGGTGCGCTACGTCGACACCATGCCGGTCGCGACCGACGTCTCCGGCACGGCGCTGTTCTCCGCCAACGGTTGGAGCTTCCGCGTCGGGCGCGCGCGCGTCGCGGGCCTCGTGGTGCCGGATGCGAAGGTCGAGATCACCGGCATCGGCTCGAGCGTGCCGCGGATCGCGATCGACGCGAGCGCGCGCGGCACGCTGCGCGACGCGCTGGCGCTCGTCGACCACGAGCCGCTCGGCTACGCGCGCGAGATCGGCATCGCGCCGCGCGACGCAGGCGGCACGGTCAGCGGACGAGTGCGCCTCGCCTTCCCGCTCGACGGCGCGCCCGTACCGCGCGACCTCGGCGCGATCGTCGACGCGCAGCTCCGCGACGTCGCGCTGCCGCACGTGGTCGGAGAATGGTCGCTGAGCGACGGCGTCCTGCAGCTCGCGGTCGCGAACGAGCGGCTCACCGTGTCGGGGACGGCCGCGCTCGCGGGCGTGTCGTGCCGGGTCGAGTGGAAGGAGCTCCTCGGCTCGGAGCTCGGCGGCGTGACGCGCACGGTCGACGTGACGAGCGACGTCGGCACCGAAGGCCGCGCGGCGCTCGGCTTCGACCTGCGCCCCTGGGTGAGCGGGCCGATGGCGGTCACCGTGCACGTCGAGCAGCAGCACGACGGCAAGGGCACCGCGCGGCTCGTCGCGGACCTGCGTGACACGACGCTCGCGGCGCCGGCGCTGCGCCTCGACAAGCCGCCCGGGGCGCCCGGCACGGCGCAGGCGACGCTGATCGTCGCGAACGGATCGATCGTCTCGGTGCGCTCGTTCCAGCTCGAGGCCGGCGGCGCCAGCGCGGCGGGCTCGGCGACGCTCAACGGCGGACACCTCGCGCGCCTCGAGATGAGCGGCGAGCTGCCCGCCGCGACGCAGGGCGCGGAGCGTCCCGACTTCAGCCTGTCGCTCGAGCCCGCGCACGTCGGCAATCATTTTCGCTTGACGTCGGAGGACGCGAGCACGCTGCTGCAGGTGCTGCTGCCGGAGACGCGCACGTCGGGCGGCAAGCTGCTGTTCACCGGCAACCTCGAGAAGCTCGCGCACGGCTGGAAGATCGACGCGGACCTCGCCGTGCGCTCGTTCACGCTCACCGAGTCGCCGACGCTCGCGCGGCTCCTGACCCTCGCCTCGCTCCCGGGCATCGTCGACGCGCTCGAGGACCGCGGCATCCCGTTCGATAGCTTGACGTCGGGGATCGCGTACGACTCGGGCGCGGTGACGTTCAAGGACGGCGTGGCGACCGGTCCGTCGCTGCGCCTCTTGCTGGACGGCACGATCGACGGACCGCGCAACCGCGTCGCGATGAACGGCACGCTGGTGCCGCCGCTCTACGGGCTCAACGCGCTGCCCGGCAAGATCCCGATCATCGGCGGTCTGTTCCGCGGTCAGGAGGGTGAAGGGCTGATCGCGATCGACTTCACGGTGAACGGCACGCTCCAGGATCCGAAGGTCTCGGTGCAGCCGCTCAACTCGCTCGCGCCGGGCGTGCTGCGGAAGTTCATGCGCAAGATGCCGAGCGGCTGGTAGCGCCGCGCCGCCGCGAGCCGGCGACGGCCGCACCGACGACGGATGCGCCGCCCGGACTCAGCGCCGAACGCGCGCGGTGTGACGCGCGCGCGAGTACATCGTCACGACGCGCTCTTCACGCAGCGGAAGCCGACGTGCGACGTGCCGGTGTCGATCGCGCCCTTGCCGCGCCCGCCGGGCACGTAGCGCGTGCAGTACTGGTCGCTGCACAGGAACGACCCGCCGCGCTGCACCCGCTTCGGGACGCCCGGCTCCTGCGGGTCGAAGCTGTCCGGCGGCCCCTGCGGGTTGCGCACGACGCCGTCGGGACCGCTGCCGGCGCGCTTCGCGTAGGTGTCCGGCCGGTACCAGTCCGAGCACCACTCCCAGACGTTGCCCGCGAGGTCGTACACGCCGAAGCCGTTCGGCGGGTACGACGCGACCGGCGCGGTGCCGCGGTAGCCGTCCTCGCCGCTGTCCGAGGTCGGGAACTTGCCCTGGAAGGTGTTCGCCTGCGCCTTGCCGCCGGGCTTCATCTCGTCGCCCCAGGCGTAGCGCTTGCCCTCGAGGCCGCCGCGCGCGGCGCGCTCGAACTCGGCCTCGGTCGGCAGACGCTTGCCGGCCCAGGTGCAGTACGCCACGGCGTCCTCGTAGGCGACGTGCACGACCGGATGCTGCTCGCGCCCGGCGATGCTGCTCGACGGACCCTCCGGATGCTTCCAGCTCGCGCCGGGGACGTAGCGCCACCAGCGCAGATGGTCGCGCAGCGACACCTCGCCCTCCGGCGGCGTGAACACGATCGACCCGGGCACGAGCACCTCCGCCGGCACGCCGGGGAAGTCCTCGGGGCGCGGCGGGCGCTCGGCGACGGTCACGTAGCCGGTCGCGTCGACGAAGGCGCGGAACTGCTCGTTCGTCACCTCCGTGCGGTCCATCCAGAAGCCGTCGACGTAGACGCGGTGGAGCGGGCGCGCGTCGGCCATCATCGGCTCCTCGCTGCCCATGGTGAAGGTCCCGGGCGGGATCCAGACCATCCCCGGCGGCGCGTCGCCCGGCGGAGCCGCGCTCGCCGGCGTTGGCGTCGGCGGCGTGGCGGTCGGCTCGGCCGCGGATGCCGCGCAGGCGACGACGGCGAGCGAGCCCGCGACGAGCAGCGACGCGACCATGCGGGCGAGCATGGGGCGCGCTTAGCCAGCGCTTCGCCGCCGCACAACCCGCCCCGCAGCGGACGCGCCGCTTGTAGCGCCGCACGATCGCGTCCATACAAAGACGGGACCGGCGGGGGCGATGCGAGGGACGGTGACGAGCAGCAGCAAGGTGCAAGCGCACGAGCCCGCCACGGCGGACGTCGTTCGGCAGGCGGACGGCGCGCTGGAGATCCGCTTCGCGGGCGCCTGGCGGCTCGCGCCGGATCTGCCGTCGCCGGACGCGGTGACGAGCGCGCTGCGCGGCACGGCGGCGCCCAAAGCCGTGCGCTTCGACACCGAGGGCCTCACCGCCTGGGACTCGGGCCTCCTCACCTTCCTCGACCGTGTGCTCGACGTCTGCGCCGAGCGCGACGTGACGGTCGACACCTCGGGCTTGCCCAAGGGCGTCGTGCGCCTGGTCGAGCTCGCGCGCGCGGTGCCGTCGCGCACCACCGACGACAAGGACAAGGCCAAGGAGCCGACGCTCGCGCGTCTCGGCGAGGGCACGCTCGACCACCTCGGGCGCGCCGGCGAGATCGTGCGCTTCGTCGGCGAGCTCACGGTCGCGCTCGGACGGCTCTTCACCGGACGCGCGAGCTTCCGCCCGCGCGACCTCGGCGAGTTCCTGACCGACTGCGGACCGCGCGCGCTGCCGATCGTGACCCTGATCAGCTTCCTCGTCGGCGTGATCCTCGCCTTCGT
The Candidatus Binatia bacterium genome window above contains:
- a CDS encoding ATP-dependent 6-phosphofructokinase — encoded protein: MATQADADDRGSSRRRTDWPTAEELTVATVGPCEYPSPIPPRGEPFVDDADRVLLCQTRLELEPFLRSGAEPPSFEPAGPRERIAFDPKELVCGVVTCGGLCPGLNNVVRAIVLSATYAYGVKQILGFRYGFAGLAANSPYEPIELTPRVVDTLHEQGGTLLGSSRGPQDVGGMVDTLERLGVGALFVLGGDGGLRGAQAIHQEIARRGRKIAVVGVPKTIDNDLQWTWRTFGFSTAVEAARSIIQAAHVEARAAWNGVGLVKLMGRHSGFIAAHATLANSDVNFCLVPEVPLVLEGEGGFLPALERRLDERHHAVVVVAEGTGQDLASAGKPVQYDASGNVKLADIGVFLRDAITRWFAARSKPVTIRYFDPTYYIRSLPANPMDAQFCLTLGQHAVHAALAGRTNMVVCAWSNRFANVPIPLVVAERRYLDPAGEEWQRVLEATGQRAYLHAV
- a CDS encoding phosphoenolpyruvate carboxykinase (GTP), with translation MMQPNAHVKKWVDEMAELCRPDRIVWCDGSEEERERLTAEAVKTGVLIPLNQEKLPGCYLHRSDPNDVARTEHLTFICTPNEEDAGPTNNWMSPADADQRVLPLFKGAMKGRTMYVVPFLMGPVGSKFSKVGVEITDSIYVVLNMRIMTRMGNVALEHLGDSDDFTRCLHSLGDLSPDRRYICHFPERNEIWSVGSGYGGNALLGKKCLALRIASTLGRKEGWLAEHMLIVGITTPEGKTHYVTGAFPSACGKTNLAMLVPPASMKGWEVRTVGDDIAWLRPGADGRLYAINPEAGFFGVAPGTSSKTNPNAMATIQRNTIFTNVALKPDGTVWWEGHDDPPVEGMLDWQGRPWDPKSGEKAAHPNSRFTAPAAQCPSISPEWENPNGVPVSAILFGARRQRRVPLVFEAENWQHGTFLGATLSSETTAAATGKVGVLRRDSMAMQPFCGYNMGDYFRHWLEVGKKLTNPPRIFRVNWFRTDANGKFLWPGFGDNLRVVKWVLERCEGRGKARKTAIGWVPTPDALDLHGLDLDEKDLNELLDVDPREWHEAVELQRDYFEKFGSHTPEGIWQEHRELAKRIAA
- a CDS encoding VOC family protein, whose amino-acid sequence is MPFHHVALGTRDLAATHDFYTRVMGFELKKVVVGPTPGGGWAKHVFYDTGRGEMIAFWDLHDPKIGRSFKTDHAQSLGLPVWVNHLAWEAKSLDELAAIRRRWQENGIGVLEVDHEWCTSIYATDPNGIMVEFCCTTRAFTEDEIREAHRLLTDPAPPLEQPKSQKFHPPLRKTSVAA
- a CDS encoding carboxylesterase family protein — its product is MSWPGRPTSGARAPRPPTTTLATTALALLALLTVAACARKSQPFAIEKADPATKRTTTSGDVVGGEGRYGSYAWLGIPFAEAPIGHLRWRAPEPPEPWNGTRETLVSGPPCVQYASVFGGVTDAKPNTPAGQEDCLTLNVWTPRFPAGQVPTGADRLPVMVWIHGGGNTIGTASFYEGGRLAAEENVVVVAIQYRLGPFGWMRHPALRADASDDAERSGNFATLDQIRALEWVRDNISAFGGDPNNVTIFGESAGARNVYALVLAPQARGLFHRAIAQSGGTATTSADVAERFADDPAGEGHPQSSNEILLRLLQRDGTAADRAAAKARLAAMSEQDVASYLRGKSAYDILTAYEPQGDSGMINLPRLFADGAVLPTEPLASLARPGAHADVPLMAGTNRDENKLFMFASPEWITYRLWILPRFVDEKMYLTHAEYLARMWKAAGADEPASALRRAGGAEAYVYRFDWDEEPTVLGADLSKMLGAAHAFEIPFVFGHFDLGRAGNMIFTDDNLAGREQLADAMMAYWAEFARTGNPGTGGGQHPQWLPWRGKQTMVFDTPADGGVRMEEIVETREKILADVEQDPRLPSRKERCALYRTLVQSWHFTAEDYWKVAGGSCASFPLDAYPWDDA
- a CDS encoding AsmA-like C-terminal region-containing protein, whose amino-acid sequence is MTPARGRFVRRIFRALLALTTLVVLLALALLWRLARGPISLDFATPWVIEALEPADGSFRVTIGATELVWTERWHDVDLTVRDVVFRGRDGAPVASFPELAIELSVPALLHGELAPSELEIVGPQLRLLREPDGSIGLGLGRDADASRDDGTSVVQRLLAGDDDDAGDAPAATWLRTIVVRDGRLDFTDLASGFASSAEVLTIDVQRKHERLEVALAAELAVGDQRIPVRMQLARATGEEPGHVVLSFRDVQPAALVQATSALVPETDSLAAALIDAASAVHVPLEGSLTLVLAGTDVHHADVDVTGAAGELELPAPLSRVVPIERLAVGGSFDVATSTATLRQLEVDLGVPVVRASGDWTAAASGGALTLQATVMQFPVDELASWWPADAATDAREWITSNITSGKVSDARVALQAEVALGDAPSFTLRGLEGRLTYDGLAVRYVDTMPVATDVSGTALFSANGWSFRVGRARVAGLVVPDAKVEITGIGSSVPRIAIDASARGTLRDALALVDHEPLGYAREIGIAPRDAGGTVSGRVRLAFPLDGAPVPRDLGAIVDAQLRDVALPHVVGEWSLSDGVLQLAVANERLTVSGTAALAGVSCRVEWKELLGSELGGVTRTVDVTSDVGTEGRAALGFDLRPWVSGPMAVTVHVEQQHDGKGTARLVADLRDTTLAAPALRLDKPPGAPGTAQATLIVANGSIVSVRSFQLEAGGASAAGSATLNGGHLARLEMSGELPAATQGAERPDFSLSLEPAHVGNHFRLTSEDASTLLQVLLPETRTSGGKLLFTGNLEKLAHGWKIDADLAVRSFTLTESPTLARLLTLASLPGIVDALEDRGIPFDSLTSGIAYDSGAVTFKDGVATGPSLRLLLDGTIDGPRNRVAMNGTLVPPLYGLNALPGKIPIIGGLFRGQEGEGLIAIDFTVNGTLQDPKVSVQPLNSLAPGVLRKFMRKMPSGW
- a CDS encoding formylglycine-generating enzyme family protein, producing MLARMVASLLVAGSLAVVACAASAAEPTATPPTPTPASAAPPGDAPPGMVWIPPGTFTMGSEEPMMADARPLHRVYVDGFWMDRTEVTNEQFRAFVDATGYVTVAERPPRPEDFPGVPAEVLVPGSIVFTPPEGEVSLRDHLRWWRYVPGASWKHPEGPSSSIAGREQHPVVHVAYEDAVAYCTWAGKRLPTEAEFERAARGGLEGKRYAWGDEMKPGGKAQANTFQGKFPTSDSGEDGYRGTAPVASYPPNGFGVYDLAGNVWEWCSDWYRPDTYAKRAGSGPDGVVRNPQGPPDSFDPQEPGVPKRVQRGGSFLCSDQYCTRYVPGGRGKGAIDTGTSHVGFRCVKSAS
- a CDS encoding ABC transporter permease is translated as MTSSSKVQAHEPATADVVRQADGALEIRFAGAWRLAPDLPSPDAVTSALRGTAAPKAVRFDTEGLTAWDSGLLTFLDRVLDVCAERDVTVDTSGLPKGVVRLVELARAVPSRTTDDKDKAKEPTLARLGEGTLDHLGRAGEIVRFVGELTVALGRLFTGRASFRPRDLGEFLTDCGPRALPIVTLISFLVGVILAFVGAVQLEQFGAQIYVADLVGLGMVRQMGALMAAIIMAGRTGAAFAAQLGSMKVNEEIDALRTMGIPPLEFLVLPRFLALVIMMPLLCVYADVFGIIGGLTIGVTMLGMSFTQYWNETVAAIDLLDCVPGVVMSVFFGALVALFGCLRGMQSAGSSSAVGDAATSAVVSGIVSIIVADAVFTVIFDVLGI